In Sphingomonas sp. R1, a single genomic region encodes these proteins:
- a CDS encoding GNVR domain-containing protein — MNIIQFFRILWVRRWIILPAFLVCVTTAALVVQFLPERYRATTRLVLDTFKPDPVTGQVMNSQFMRAYVQTQTELIEDYATSGRVVDELGWANDPANIAAFNASSSAATGDIRRWLAKQISDNTKADVIEGSNILEISYSDSSPERAERIANLIRTAFLAQSLAAKRQAAAKSADWYTQQAEAARQSLLAAVQARTDFVKKSGIVLTETGSDLDTQKLAQLQGASAIPSAPVVAAASGMGPAQLQLAQIDQQIQQAATNLGPNHPAFQALQRQREVLARAAAAERSQASASGPGRGALESEANAQRARVLGNRQDVDKVMQLQRDVTLKQDQYMKAAQRVADLRLEASSNDTGMSTLSEASAPETPYYPKVPMIIGGAAGFGLGLGVLVALLVELLGRRVRSAEDLEVAVDAPVLGVIQSRASLAARLRRAQETLGDRAETHGASVN; from the coding sequence GTGAATATCATTCAGTTCTTCCGCATTCTCTGGGTGCGCCGGTGGATCATCCTCCCGGCGTTTCTCGTCTGCGTCACCACCGCGGCGCTGGTGGTCCAGTTCCTGCCCGAACGCTACCGCGCGACCACGCGGCTGGTGCTCGACACCTTCAAGCCCGATCCCGTCACCGGCCAGGTGATGAACTCGCAGTTCATGCGCGCCTATGTCCAGACGCAGACCGAGCTGATCGAGGACTATGCGACCTCCGGCCGCGTGGTCGACGAACTGGGCTGGGCCAACGATCCTGCCAACATCGCTGCCTTCAACGCCTCGTCCTCGGCGGCGACCGGCGACATTCGCCGCTGGCTCGCAAAGCAGATCTCGGACAACACCAAGGCGGATGTGATCGAGGGCAGCAACATCCTCGAAATCTCCTACTCGGACAGCTCGCCCGAGCGTGCCGAGCGTATCGCCAACCTGATCCGCACCGCATTCCTCGCCCAGTCGCTCGCCGCCAAGCGCCAGGCGGCGGCGAAGTCGGCCGACTGGTACACCCAGCAGGCGGAAGCGGCACGCCAGTCGCTGCTCGCGGCGGTGCAGGCGCGCACCGACTTCGTGAAGAAGTCCGGCATCGTGCTGACCGAGACCGGTTCGGATCTCGATACGCAGAAGCTCGCACAGCTCCAGGGCGCGAGCGCGATACCGTCGGCACCGGTCGTCGCGGCCGCCAGCGGCATGGGCCCGGCGCAGCTCCAGCTTGCCCAGATCGACCAGCAGATCCAGCAGGCGGCCACCAATCTCGGCCCGAACCACCCGGCCTTCCAGGCCCTGCAGCGCCAGCGCGAGGTGCTCGCCCGCGCAGCGGCGGCGGAACGCAGCCAGGCAAGCGCCAGCGGCCCCGGCCGCGGCGCGCTGGAAAGCGAAGCCAATGCCCAGCGCGCCCGCGTGCTCGGCAACCGCCAGGATGTCGACAAGGTCATGCAGCTCCAGCGGGACGTCACGCTGAAGCAGGACCAGTATATGAAGGCGGCCCAGCGCGTCGCCGATCTGCGCCTGGAAGCAAGCAGCAACGACACGGGCATGAGCACGCTGAGCGAAGCCAGCGCGCCGGAAACGCCCTATTACCCCAAGGTGCCGATGATCATCGGCGGCGCGGCCGGCTTCGGCCTCGGCCTCGGCGTGCTGGTCGCGCTGCTCGTCGAACTGCTCGGTCGCCGCGTGCGCAGCGCCGAGGATCTCGAAGTGGCGGTCGATGCGCCGGTGCTGGGCGTGATCCAGAGCCGTGCCTCGCTCGCCGCACGCCTGCGCCGCGCCCAAGAAACCCTCGGCGACCGCGCCGAAACGCACGGAGCTTCAGTAAACTGA
- a CDS encoding CpsD/CapB family tyrosine-protein kinase, with protein sequence MDAMTSEPLPEGERPSAVPTTPDTTGVLEYQLVLSDPNGIEAEAIRALRTRIMAQHLREGRRALAICGASAGVGCSFTAANLATALAQIGIKTALVDANLRDPSIGIAFNIAADKPGLADYLASGDIDLASIIHPTKLDQLSVIHAGHVEHSPQELLSSEQFHDLVTQLLREFDITIFDTTAANTCADAQRVAHVAGYAIIVGRKDSSYIRDVNTLTRTLRSDRTNVIGCVLNGY encoded by the coding sequence ATGGACGCGATGACCAGCGAACCGCTGCCCGAAGGCGAGCGCCCGAGCGCCGTTCCGACGACACCCGACACTACCGGCGTCCTGGAATATCAGCTCGTCCTGTCCGACCCGAACGGCATCGAAGCGGAAGCCATTCGCGCGCTGCGCACCCGCATCATGGCGCAGCACCTGCGCGAGGGCCGCCGCGCTCTGGCGATCTGCGGCGCCTCTGCCGGCGTCGGCTGCAGCTTCACCGCCGCCAACCTCGCGACGGCGCTGGCGCAGATCGGCATCAAGACCGCGCTGGTCGATGCCAATCTGCGCGACCCGAGCATCGGCATCGCCTTCAACATCGCCGCCGACAAGCCGGGCCTCGCCGACTATCTCGCCTCGGGCGATATCGACCTCGCCTCGATCATCCACCCGACCAAGCTGGACCAGCTGTCGGTGATCCATGCCGGGCATGTCGAGCACAGCCCGCAGGAACTGCTGTCCTCCGAGCAGTTCCACGACCTCGTGACGCAGCTGCTGCGCGAGTTCGACATCACGATCTTCGACACCACGGCCGCGAACACCTGCGCTGATGCGCAGCGCGTCGCACATGTCGCCGGCTATGCGATCATCGTGGGGCGGAAGGATTCGAGCTACATCCGCGACGTCAACACGCTCACCCGCACGCTGCGGTCGGACCGCACCAACGTCATCGGCTGCGTCCTGAACGGCTATTGA
- the xrtV gene encoding exosortase V — MTATALERQRGRRQGGYWLAVAGLAALAIPTFVTLGRETWSAEGGVQGPIVLATGAWMLARQRDSLVALRRPGNMALGALCLLLALGIYTVGRVFDFISIETFGLVATFVAAAFLYFGVRALRAAWFPTLWLFFLVPPPGWIVDRVTAPLKEFVSYAATGFLSWLDYPILRQGVTLFVGPYQLLVEDACSGLRSLSSLVVVTLLYIYIKNKPSWRYALFIAALVIPVAVITNILRIVILVLITYHMGDEAAQSFLHVSTGMVMFVVALLCIFAIDWVVEQLFTRRRRPHVQPA; from the coding sequence ATGACCGCGACTGCGCTGGAGCGGCAGCGAGGACGGCGACAGGGGGGCTATTGGCTCGCGGTCGCCGGCCTTGCGGCACTCGCCATTCCCACTTTCGTCACGCTCGGCCGCGAAACCTGGAGCGCCGAAGGTGGCGTGCAGGGGCCGATCGTGCTGGCGACCGGCGCCTGGATGCTGGCGCGGCAACGCGACAGCCTCGTGGCGCTCCGGCGCCCCGGCAATATGGCGCTGGGCGCATTGTGCCTGTTGCTGGCGCTGGGCATCTACACCGTCGGTCGCGTGTTCGACTTCATCAGCATCGAGACGTTCGGGCTGGTCGCGACCTTCGTGGCGGCTGCGTTCCTCTATTTCGGCGTCCGGGCGCTGCGCGCTGCGTGGTTCCCGACCTTGTGGCTGTTCTTCCTCGTGCCGCCGCCGGGCTGGATCGTCGATCGCGTCACCGCGCCGCTCAAGGAGTTCGTCTCCTATGCCGCCACCGGCTTCCTGTCCTGGCTGGACTATCCGATCCTGCGCCAGGGCGTGACGCTGTTCGTCGGCCCCTATCAGCTGCTGGTCGAGGATGCCTGTTCGGGGCTGCGCTCGCTCTCCAGCCTCGTCGTCGTCACGCTGCTGTACATCTACATCAAGAACAAGCCGTCCTGGCGCTACGCGTTGTTCATCGCCGCGCTGGTGATCCCGGTCGCGGTGATCACCAACATCCTGCGCATCGTCATCCTCGTGCTGATCACCTATCATATGGGCGACGAGGCCGCGCAGAGCTTCCTCCACGTCTCCACCGGCATGGTGATGTTCGTGGTCGCGCTGCTCTGCATCTTCGCCATCGACTGGGTGGTCGAACAGCTCTTCACACGGCGCCGGAGGCCCCATGTTCAACCGGCGTGA
- the epsI gene encoding exosortase-associated protein EpsI, V-type, whose product MFNRRDLLIGAGCFAAAGASLGLKPHRRMDLLGATKLDALMPKAFGGWKAEDTGALIAPAREGSLEDKLYNQVVARAFSRADGTQVMLLIAYGNAQTDLLQLHRPEVCYPFFGFTVVESHEQTIPVTPQVTIPGRALTATNFNRTEQILYWTRVGEYLPQNGNEQLFARLKSQLQGWIVDGVLVRISTVTAEAEDGLNANLDFARELVKTLDPRVLRPLLGTQVTRDLAPRA is encoded by the coding sequence ATGTTCAACCGGCGTGACCTGCTGATCGGCGCGGGCTGCTTCGCCGCCGCCGGCGCCTCGCTCGGCCTCAAGCCGCATCGTCGCATGGACCTGCTCGGTGCGACCAAGCTCGATGCGCTGATGCCCAAGGCATTTGGCGGCTGGAAGGCCGAGGATACCGGTGCGCTGATCGCCCCCGCGCGCGAAGGCAGCCTGGAAGACAAGCTGTACAACCAGGTGGTCGCCCGTGCCTTTTCGCGCGCCGACGGCACCCAGGTGATGCTGCTGATCGCCTATGGCAACGCCCAGACGGATCTGCTGCAGCTCCACCGACCGGAAGTCTGCTACCCGTTCTTCGGCTTCACCGTGGTCGAGAGCCACGAGCAGACCATCCCGGTGACGCCGCAGGTGACGATTCCCGGACGGGCGCTGACCGCGACCAACTTCAACCGCACCGAGCAGATCCTCTACTGGACCCGCGTGGGCGAATATCTGCCGCAGAACGGCAACGAGCAGCTGTTCGCCCGCCTCAAGAGCCAGCTCCAGGGCTGGATCGTCGACGGGGTGCTGGTCCGCATCTCGACGGTGACGGCGGAAGCCGAGGACGGCCTCAACGCCAATCTCGATTTCGCGCGCGAGCTGGTGAAGACGCTCGATCCGCGCGTGCTGCGCCCGTTGCTCGGCACCCAGGTAACGCGCGACCTGGCGCCGCGCGCCTGA
- a CDS encoding HlyD family type I secretion periplasmic adaptor subunit: MNAVVPIGRGGPIARMRGTVLPARADAYDTEFLPAALEIIERPVSPTARLTGRVMVAGLAITAAWLAIGRVEVVAPTQGRIAPIGETKIVQSPESGIVRRILVGEGQKVQKGQVLITLDPTMSAAEAAQARVALLSAQLDAARNQAIIDALDGKGFRFAAPAAAGAAEIETHRGLARARLGQIEAMLAGGRSDSGAAASASAEAQAQVRKLEQSLPLLEQQIAANEAMAAKGYVSKLRVVEMRRQLISERQDLTAARATVAKLGQQSRSASSMSIRTREEARAQVLQDLVKAQDDVRARSEEVAKSNLRSSFRELRAPVSGTVSQLQVHTEGGVVEGAKPLLSLVPDNARLEAEVMVDNSDIGFVRTGMPVKVKLQAFPHTRYGMIPGTVVGIAPEAVQVKEGQPPVYKARIALDRGYVIANGGHVPLRPGMIASADIVTGKRTLLSYLVGPMLETGSDALHER, encoded by the coding sequence ATGAACGCCGTTGTTCCGATCGGCCGCGGCGGCCCGATCGCCCGCATGCGCGGCACCGTGCTGCCCGCTCGCGCCGATGCCTATGATACCGAATTCCTGCCGGCCGCGCTCGAGATCATCGAACGTCCGGTGTCGCCCACCGCGCGCCTCACCGGCCGCGTGATGGTGGCGGGGCTGGCGATCACCGCCGCCTGGCTGGCAATCGGCCGCGTGGAAGTGGTGGCGCCGACGCAGGGCCGCATCGCCCCGATCGGCGAGACCAAGATCGTGCAGTCCCCCGAAAGCGGTATCGTCCGGCGCATTCTGGTGGGCGAGGGGCAGAAGGTTCAGAAGGGCCAGGTGCTGATCACGCTCGATCCCACCATGTCGGCAGCCGAAGCCGCGCAGGCGCGCGTGGCGCTGCTCAGCGCCCAGCTCGATGCCGCGCGCAACCAGGCGATCATCGACGCGCTGGACGGAAAGGGCTTCCGCTTCGCCGCGCCCGCCGCCGCAGGCGCCGCCGAGATCGAGACGCATCGCGGCCTCGCACGCGCGCGGCTCGGCCAGATCGAGGCGATGCTTGCTGGCGGCCGATCGGACAGCGGTGCCGCCGCTTCCGCCTCGGCCGAGGCACAGGCGCAGGTTCGCAAGCTGGAACAATCGCTGCCGCTGCTCGAGCAGCAGATCGCCGCGAACGAGGCGATGGCCGCCAAGGGCTATGTCTCGAAACTGCGCGTGGTCGAGATGCGCCGCCAGCTCATTTCCGAACGGCAGGACCTCACCGCGGCGCGGGCGACGGTGGCCAAGCTTGGTCAGCAGTCGCGCAGTGCCAGCAGCATGTCGATCAGGACGCGCGAGGAGGCGCGCGCGCAGGTGCTCCAGGATCTGGTGAAGGCGCAGGACGACGTGCGGGCGCGCAGCGAGGAAGTCGCCAAGTCGAATCTGCGCAGTTCGTTCCGCGAACTGCGCGCGCCGGTCAGCGGCACGGTCTCGCAGCTGCAGGTCCACACCGAAGGCGGCGTGGTGGAGGGCGCCAAGCCGCTGCTGTCGCTGGTGCCGGACAATGCCCGGCTCGAGGCCGAGGTGATGGTGGACAATAGCGATATCGGCTTCGTGCGCACCGGCATGCCGGTAAAGGTGAAGCTGCAGGCGTTCCCGCACACCCGCTATGGCATGATCCCCGGCACGGTGGTGGGCATCGCGCCCGAGGCGGTGCAGGTGAAGGAAGGCCAGCCGCCGGTCTACAAAGCGCGGATCGCGCTGGACCGCGGCTATGTCATCGCCAATGGCGGGCACGTGCCGCTGCGGCCGGGCATGATCGCCAGTGCCGATATCGTCACCGGCAAGCGGACATTGCTGAGCTATCTCGTCGGCCCGATGCTCGAAACCGGCAGCGACGCGCTGCACGAGCGCTGA
- a CDS encoding type I secretion system permease/ATPase produces MTRDEMQAQLQGAFAAQAAAEREGELRESGLVALSLLLGVHNIAVTPEQLRHMLGHAEGASVDDLILLAKRQQGVRAKAVDVPRGGLARQPLPAIADGPEGWFVIGGLTEHGVIIQRPGHAPEQVDREGLDALWSGTLVLLTTRAVAGQALRFGFSWFAAQFQRYRRLFLEVLGITLALNLLGLAAPLLFQSVIDKVLVHNSMSTLSVLAFAFLAVSVWEVALGWIRTRLFTETTQKIDVELGARLFHHLLALPLGYFEKRRVGDTVTRVRQLETIREFLTNASLTVMVDPLFTVVFLGAMLFYSPMLFGVVIVSLVAYAMVSFGVAGPLRTRVEDKFEKSSASNALLVESVSGIHTIKATAVEPHWQNRWERQLAAYTASSQRLINVANTGSQAIELISKLSFAAILFFGAKAVIGGAMSVGALVAFNMFAQRVSGPVIRMAQLWQDFQQVRIAIERLGDVLNHPAEPRPASAATLPVLRGAIRFENVTFRYAEDQPPVLSDITLDIPAGTSLGIVGSSGSGKSTLAKLLQRLNTPDLGRVLVDEVDVAQLDPAWLRRQIGVVLQENLLFSRSIRENIALSNPAMPFEHVVAAATLAGAHDFILRQPRGYDTEIVERGVNLSGGQRQRLAIARALVGNPRILVFDEATSALDAESEELIQNNLRAISAGRTLVIIAHRLSAVRACDRIITLEQGRIVESGRHDELLRLGGRYADLHRRQSGYGEIAA; encoded by the coding sequence ATGACACGCGACGAGATGCAGGCCCAGCTCCAGGGCGCGTTCGCCGCCCAGGCTGCCGCCGAGCGCGAGGGCGAATTGCGCGAATCCGGGCTTGTGGCGCTGTCGCTGCTGCTCGGCGTCCACAACATCGCCGTCACCCCCGAACAGCTGCGGCACATGCTGGGCCATGCCGAGGGTGCCAGCGTCGACGACCTGATCCTGCTCGCCAAGCGCCAGCAGGGCGTGCGCGCCAAGGCGGTGGACGTGCCGCGCGGCGGTCTGGCCCGCCAGCCGCTGCCGGCCATCGCCGACGGCCCGGAGGGCTGGTTCGTGATCGGTGGCCTGACCGAGCATGGCGTGATCATCCAGCGTCCCGGCCACGCCCCCGAACAGGTCGACCGCGAGGGGCTGGATGCGCTGTGGTCCGGCACGCTCGTGCTGCTGACGACGCGCGCCGTGGCCGGCCAGGCGCTGCGATTCGGTTTCTCCTGGTTCGCCGCACAGTTCCAGCGGTATCGCAGGCTGTTTCTCGAGGTGCTGGGCATCACCCTGGCGCTCAACCTGCTCGGCCTCGCGGCGCCGCTGCTCTTCCAGAGCGTGATCGACAAGGTGCTGGTCCACAACAGCATGAGCACGCTGAGCGTGCTCGCCTTCGCCTTCCTCGCCGTGTCGGTCTGGGAGGTGGCGCTGGGCTGGATCCGCACGCGCCTGTTCACCGAGACGACGCAGAAGATCGACGTCGAGCTGGGCGCGCGGCTGTTCCACCATCTGCTGGCGCTGCCGCTCGGCTATTTCGAAAAGCGGCGGGTGGGCGACACCGTCACCCGGGTCCGCCAGCTCGAGACCATCCGCGAATTCCTCACCAATGCGTCGCTGACGGTGATGGTCGATCCGCTGTTCACGGTCGTGTTCCTCGGCGCGATGCTGTTCTACTCGCCGATGCTGTTCGGCGTCGTGATCGTGTCGCTGGTCGCCTATGCGATGGTCTCGTTCGGCGTCGCGGGCCCGCTGCGCACGCGTGTCGAGGACAAGTTCGAGAAGAGCTCCGCCAGCAACGCGCTGCTCGTCGAGAGCGTCTCCGGCATCCACACCATCAAGGCGACCGCGGTCGAACCGCACTGGCAGAATCGCTGGGAACGCCAGCTCGCCGCCTATACCGCCTCGTCGCAGCGGCTGATCAACGTCGCCAACACCGGCAGCCAGGCGATCGAGCTGATCTCCAAGCTGAGCTTCGCGGCGATCCTGTTCTTCGGCGCCAAGGCCGTGATCGGTGGCGCGATGAGCGTCGGCGCGCTCGTGGCGTTCAACATGTTCGCCCAGCGCGTTTCCGGCCCCGTGATCCGCATGGCCCAGCTGTGGCAGGACTTCCAGCAGGTCCGCATCGCGATCGAGCGCCTCGGCGACGTGCTCAACCATCCGGCGGAGCCGCGGCCGGCCTCCGCCGCGACGCTGCCGGTGCTGCGCGGCGCGATCCGCTTCGAAAACGTGACCTTCCGCTATGCCGAGGACCAGCCGCCGGTGCTGAGCGACATCACGCTCGACATCCCCGCCGGCACGTCGCTTGGCATCGTCGGCTCCTCGGGGTCGGGCAAGTCGACGCTGGCCAAGCTGCTGCAGCGCCTCAACACCCCCGATCTGGGCCGCGTGCTGGTCGACGAGGTGGATGTGGCCCAGCTCGATCCCGCCTGGCTGCGCCGGCAGATCGGCGTCGTGCTGCAGGAAAATCTGCTGTTCAGCCGCTCGATCCGCGAGAACATTGCGCTGTCCAACCCGGCGATGCCGTTCGAGCATGTCGTGGCGGCGGCGACGCTGGCGGGTGCGCATGATTTCATCCTGCGTCAGCCGCGCGGCTATGACACCGAGATCGTCGAGCGCGGCGTCAACCTGTCGGGCGGCCAGCGTCAGCGGCTCGCCATCGCCCGCGCGCTGGTCGGCAATCCGCGCATCCTGGTGTTCGACGAGGCGACCTCCGCGCTGGATGCCGAGAGCGAGGAGCTGATCCAGAACAATCTGCGCGCCATCTCGGCGGGCCGCACGCTGGTGATCATCGCCCACCGCCTGTCCGCGGTACGCGCCTGCGATCGGATCATCACGCTGGAGCAGGGCCGCATCGTCGAGAGCGGCCGGCATGACGAACTGCTACGCCTGGGCGGCCGCTATGCCGACCTGCACCGCCGCCAAAGCGGCTATGGGGAGATTGCCGCATGA
- a CDS encoding exopolysaccharide biosynthesis polyprenyl glycosylphosphotransferase, which produces MLRRSTIRMILYTELLLLDSIAILLGFYIAACSRDGNWLSLAGVNVGIFLLPITLGTALASGTYSLSCLRYPVSGVKSIFSAFFFSVFIVLLGSYLLTAELPLSRLQLGEGVLLALSLVTICRLGFRWHVRALTRGTLLDELVIVDGVALEVASGAVALDARIINLTPNPRDPQMLHRLGTTVVGFDRVVVACTEEHRAVWALLLKGMNIKGEILVPQFNALGAIGVDSYEGKDTLVVSQGPLNMPNRAKKRALDLLITVPALVALAPLMIMVAILIKLESPGPVFFAQDRVGRGNRLFKILKFRSMRVALCDANGNVSASRDDDRITKVGRIIRKTSIDELPQLLNVLRGDMSVVGPRPHALGSRAANHLFWEIDERYWHRHTLKPGMTGLAQIRGFRGATDRRVDLTNRLQADMEYIDGWDIWRDVTILFKTLRVIVHSNAF; this is translated from the coding sequence ATGCTGCGACGTTCCACGATCCGCATGATCCTCTACACCGAATTGCTGTTGCTCGACAGCATCGCAATTCTACTGGGGTTCTACATCGCGGCCTGCTCGCGCGACGGCAACTGGCTGTCCCTTGCGGGCGTCAATGTCGGCATCTTCCTCCTGCCGATCACGCTCGGCACCGCGCTCGCCAGCGGCACCTATTCGCTGAGCTGCCTGCGCTACCCGGTCAGCGGGGTGAAGAGCATCTTCTCGGCGTTCTTCTTCTCGGTGTTCATCGTGCTGCTGGGCAGCTACCTGCTCACCGCGGAGCTGCCGCTGTCGCGCCTGCAGCTCGGCGAGGGCGTGCTCCTGGCGCTCAGCCTGGTGACGATCTGCCGCCTTGGCTTCCGCTGGCACGTTCGTGCGCTGACACGCGGCACGCTGCTCGACGAGCTGGTGATCGTCGACGGCGTTGCCCTGGAGGTCGCGAGCGGCGCGGTCGCGCTCGATGCGCGCATCATCAACCTCACGCCCAACCCGCGCGATCCGCAGATGCTGCATCGCCTCGGCACCACCGTGGTGGGCTTCGACCGGGTCGTCGTCGCCTGCACCGAGGAGCACCGGGCAGTATGGGCGCTGCTGCTCAAAGGCATGAACATCAAGGGCGAGATCCTCGTCCCCCAGTTCAACGCGCTGGGCGCGATCGGCGTCGACTCCTATGAGGGCAAGGACACGCTGGTCGTGTCCCAGGGCCCGCTCAACATGCCGAACCGCGCAAAGAAGCGGGCGCTTGATCTGCTCATCACCGTCCCCGCGCTGGTCGCGCTGGCGCCGCTGATGATCATGGTCGCGATCCTGATCAAGCTGGAGAGCCCCGGCCCCGTCTTCTTTGCACAGGACCGCGTCGGCCGCGGCAACCGGCTGTTCAAGATCCTCAAGTTCCGCTCGATGCGCGTTGCGCTCTGCGATGCGAACGGCAACGTCTCGGCCAGCCGCGATGACGATCGCATCACCAAGGTAGGCCGGATCATCCGCAAGACCAGCATCGACGAGCTGCCGCAGCTGCTCAACGTGCTGCGCGGCGACATGAGCGTCGTCGGCCCGCGCCCGCACGCACTCGGGTCGCGCGCCGCCAACCATCTCTTCTGGGAAATCGACGAGCGCTACTGGCACCGCCACACGCTCAAGCCGGGCATGACGGGCCTCGCGCAGATCCGCGGCTTCCGCGGCGCGACCGATCGCCGCGTCGATCTCACCAATCGCCTGCAGGCGGACATGGAGTATATCGACGGCTGGGACATCTGGCGGGACGTCACCATCCTGTTCAAGACGCTGCGCGTGATCGTTCACTCCAACGCCTTCTGA
- the rfbA gene encoding glucose-1-phosphate thymidylyltransferase RfbA, with the protein MKGIILAGGSGTRLYPATLSISKQLLPVYDKPMIFYPLSVLMLTGIRDILIISTPRDLPMFQALLGDGSAFGINLSYAEQPSPNGLAEAFIIGADFVGNDPSALILGDNIYHGEKMGERCQAAAAQASQGGANVFAYHVDDPERYGVVAFDPETGVATSVEEKPANPKSNWAITGLYFYDKDVVDIAKSIQPSARGELEITDVNRIYMERGDLHITRLGRGYAWLDTGTHDSLHDAGSFVRTLEHRTGVKIACPEEIAFESGWLGADDLLKRAAGLGKTGYAAYLRKLVAAA; encoded by the coding sequence ATGAAGGGTATCATCCTTGCGGGTGGCAGCGGCACGCGCCTCTACCCCGCAACGCTGTCGATCTCGAAGCAGCTGCTTCCCGTCTATGACAAGCCGATGATCTTCTACCCCCTGTCGGTGCTGATGCTCACGGGTATCCGGGACATCCTGATCATCTCCACCCCGCGCGACCTGCCGATGTTCCAGGCGCTGCTCGGCGACGGTTCGGCGTTCGGCATCAACCTGAGCTATGCCGAACAGCCTTCGCCCAACGGCCTCGCGGAAGCCTTCATCATCGGCGCCGATTTCGTTGGCAACGATCCCAGCGCGCTGATCCTCGGCGACAACATCTATCACGGTGAAAAGATGGGCGAGCGCTGCCAGGCAGCTGCGGCCCAGGCGTCGCAGGGCGGCGCGAACGTGTTCGCCTATCATGTCGACGATCCCGAGCGCTACGGCGTGGTCGCGTTCGATCCGGAGACGGGCGTCGCTACCAGCGTCGAGGAAAAGCCGGCCAACCCCAAGTCCAATTGGGCGATCACCGGGCTCTATTTTTACGACAAGGACGTGGTCGACATCGCCAAGTCGATCCAGCCCTCGGCGCGCGGCGAGCTCGAGATCACCGACGTCAACCGCATCTACATGGAGCGCGGCGACCTCCACATCACCCGGCTCGGTCGCGGCTATGCCTGGCTCGACACCGGCACGCATGACAGCCTGCACGATGCCGGCTCGTTCGTCCGCACGCTGGAGCACCGCACCGGCGTGAAGATCGCCTGCCCGGAGGAAATCGCTTTCGAGAGCGGCTGGCTGGGCGCCGACGATCTGCTCAAGCGCGCCGCCGGCCTCGGCAAGACGGGCTATGCCGCCTATCTGCGCAAGCTGGTAGCCGCGGCATGA
- the rfbC gene encoding dTDP-4-dehydrorhamnose 3,5-epimerase, whose translation MTQVHHHALSGVIEFTPPKYGDHRGFFSEVFKQSALDAEGVEARWVQDNQSFSAAPGTIRGLHLQAPPFAQAKLVRVLRGAIYDVAVDIRRGSPTYGQWVGVELSADKWNQLLVPAGYAHGFMTLVPDCEILYKVSAKYSKESEMAIRWDDPDLAITWPDIGVEPVLSEKDAVATPFAEFNTPFFYQG comes from the coding sequence ATGACCCAGGTGCATCACCACGCGCTGTCGGGCGTCATCGAGTTCACCCCGCCCAAGTACGGCGATCACCGCGGCTTCTTCTCCGAGGTGTTCAAGCAGTCCGCGCTCGACGCCGAAGGCGTCGAGGCGCGGTGGGTGCAGGACAATCAGAGCTTCTCGGCCGCACCGGGCACGATCCGCGGACTGCACCTGCAGGCGCCGCCCTTCGCCCAGGCCAAGCTGGTGCGCGTGCTGCGCGGCGCGATCTACGACGTCGCGGTCGACATTCGCCGCGGCTCGCCCACATACGGCCAGTGGGTCGGCGTCGAGCTTTCGGCGGACAAGTGGAACCAGCTGCTGGTGCCGGCCGGCTATGCGCATGGCTTCATGACGCTCGTCCCGGATTGCGAGATCCTCTACAAGGTCAGCGCCAAATATTCGAAGGAATCGGAGATGGCGATCCGCTGGGATGATCCCGATCTCGCCATCACCTGGCCGGACATCGGCGTCGAGCCGGTGCTCTCCGAGAAGGACGCGGTCGCTACCCCGTTCGCCGAATTCAACACCCCCTTCTTCTATCAGGGCTGA